In Streptomyces camelliae, the sequence CTGTCCGGCCTGATGCTCCCGATGACCCTGGCCCCCGGCTGGCTGGACGTGCTCTCGCACTTCGTGCCGTTCCGCTATCTGGTCGACGCGGTGCGCGACGCGTACGTGGGCCACTACGCCGGCGCGCACATGCTCTACGGCGTCCTCGTCGCCGTCGGCTTCGCGGCGCTCGCGGTGACGGTGGGCACACGGGTCTTCCGGACGGCCGGAGCGTAACTAGGCTGGTCACATGGTCAATCTGACGCGTATCTACACCCGGACCGGCGACCAGGGCACCACCAGCCTCGGTGACATGAGCCGGGTGCCCAAGACGGACCTCCGCATCTCCGCCTACGCGGACGCCAACGAGGCCAACGCCGTCATCGGCACCGCGATCGCGCTGGGCGGCCTGGCGGCGGAGGTCGTCCAGGTGCTCACCCGCGTCCAGAACGACCTGTTCGACGTGGGCGCGGATCTGTCGACGCCGGTGGTGGAGGACCCGAAGTTCCCGCCGCTCAGGGTCGAGCAGTTCTACATCGACCGGCTGGAGGCGGACTGCGACCGCTTCAACGAGCGGCTGGAGAAGCTCCGCTCCTTCATCCTCCCCGGCGGCGCCCCGGGCGCGGCCCTGCTCCACCAGGCCTGCACGGTCGTACGCCGGGCCGAGCGCTCCACCTGGGTGGCCCTGGAGGCCCACGCCGACACGATGAACCCCCTGACGGCCACCTACCTCAACCGCCTGTCCGACCTGCTGTTCATTCTGGCGCGGACGGCCAACCAGGAGACCGGGGATGTCCTGTGGGTGCCGGGCGGGGAGCGCTGAGGGTGGCTCCCCGCCAGGGTCACTGATCGGCGGAGCTCACCGGTCCGCCGTGCTGTTCGCGTCCTTGTCGGCCGCGGCCGCGGCGGACTGGGCCGCGTCGACCTTCTTCTGCATGTCGGCGTAGCCCGACGGCGTGGCGGAGGACGACGAGGAGGCCGGTGCGGCGCCGTCGTGGTGGGCGCAGCCCGTCGTGAGTGCCAGGAGGCCGGCGGCCACCACGACCGCTGCCGCCGACCGCCGGCCCCGCATCAGCCGGCCGCCTTGCCGTCGTCGTTCTTCTGGCACCACGTCTTGACGGCGGCCAGGTCCTTCTGCCGCTGCTCCAGGTTCGTGACCAGCGACTTGCGGAAGTCCAGCCGGTTCTGGAGGTAGGTGGCGATCTCGGTGTGGCCGGCTTTCTTCGCGTTGTCCACGCGCTGCTGGAGCCGGGCCACCGAACCGCGCGTGCCCGCTCCGGCGTCGAGCCGCTTCAGGGCCCGCTCGATCCGGCGGTCGATCTTCGGCACCCGCTTGCACAGCCCGTGGGCGCCGTCACCGGTGGGCGCCGGCTTGGGGGTGCTGTCGGCCGCGGCCGCCGTCCCCGCCGCGCCGCCCGCCAGGACGGCCGTCACGGCGAGCCCCGCGAGCAGCGTGCGCGTGCGTCGTCGTCCGTACATCTGCCTCTCCGTTCACTTCCGTTCGCTTCCGGGCGGCCGCGGTCGGCCGTCCGTCCGTGCCGGAGGCTAGGCAGGGTCTTTGGGGAAACTCTGTGACCGGTTTGCCCCGGCTGTACCGATCAGCCAGTCCCGCCGGCCGGGAGGGCCGGGCAGGTCGCCGCCGCGGGGCAGCCGTACGGTGAAGCGGGCGCCGGTGCCGTCCGGCCCGTCCGTGACGGTGACACTCCCCCGGTGCAGCGCCGCCTGCTGGGCGACGAGGGTGAGGCCGAGGCCGGAACCCGCGCTGTCCGGGCCCCGCTGGAACCGCTCGAAGATCCGGGCGCGGGCGTCGGCCGGAACGCCGGGCCCCTGATCGTCCACCGTCACCAGCACCTCTCCGGCGCCGCCCGTGAGCGCCACCCGCACCTCGGCCCGGCCCTGCGCGTCCCGGCCGTGGGCGAGGGCGTTGACCAGCAGGTTGTCCAGCAGCAGCCGCAGTCCCGGCTCCCAGCCGTGCACGGTGAGCCCGGGTGCCGCGTCCAGGGTGATCTCGGCATCGGAGCCGCGACGCCGGGCCTCGGCCACGGCCGCGTCGGCGGTGTCGGCGAGGTCGACGGCCCGGAACGCCTCCGCCTCCACCAGATCGCCCCGCCCCAGTTCCCGGAGCATCACCAACAGGCCCAGCAGCCGGGCGTGTTCGTGGCGCAGGTCGGTCACGACCTCGGCGCGCTCGGCCGCGGGCAGGTCCGGATGCCCGGCCAGGATGTCGAGGTTGGTGCCCATGCTCATCAGCGGGGTGCGCAGTTCGTGGGCGGCGGCGGAGGAGAAGGAGCGGGCGGTGTCCAGGGCCTCGGCGGTGCGCGCGGCCTGTTCGTCGTAGCGGGCGAGGACGGTGCGTACGGTGGCCGCCAGTTCGTCGACCTCGACCACTCCGGTCCGCCACTGCCCGAGCCGGGCGCCGCTGGTGCGCGGGTCGAGTCCGGCGGTACGGCGGGTGAGCCGGCGCAGCGGCGCGCTCGCCCCGGCGGCCAGGCCCCAGGCGAGCAGGCCGGAGACGGGGGCCGCGAGCAGGGCGGTGGC encodes:
- a CDS encoding cob(I)yrinic acid a,c-diamide adenosyltransferase, coding for MVNLTRIYTRTGDQGTTSLGDMSRVPKTDLRISAYADANEANAVIGTAIALGGLAAEVVQVLTRVQNDLFDVGADLSTPVVEDPKFPPLRVEQFYIDRLEADCDRFNERLEKLRSFILPGGAPGAALLHQACTVVRRAERSTWVALEAHADTMNPLTATYLNRLSDLLFILARTANQETGDVLWVPGGER
- a CDS encoding sensor histidine kinase, whose product is MRLSARIGLAVGCTVPLLVLAGGWLLLHLVAQDLRRAEDQHLRRRATAVAPDARALLRAAANGRPKAADTRERQLFDAALDVGVRVVGPDATFSGGPQPDPAAVLPDRTSGFVAVHADGRTWRALALPVHAGTASGTLWLFSPDTAARVQIPLVRRRVIATALLAAPVSGLLAWGLAAGASAPLRRLTRRTAGLDPRTSGARLGQWRTGVVEVDELAATVRTVLARYDEQAARTAEALDTARSFSSAAAHELRTPLMSMGTNLDILAGHPDLPAAERAEVVTDLRHEHARLLGLLVMLRELGRGDLVEAEAFRAVDLADTADAAVAEARRRGSDAEITLDAAPGLTVHGWEPGLRLLLDNLLVNALAHGRDAQGRAEVRVALTGGAGEVLVTVDDQGPGVPADARARIFERFQRGPDSAGSGLGLTLVAQQAALHRGSVTVTDGPDGTGARFTVRLPRGGDLPGPPGRRDWLIGTAGANRSQSFPKDPA